The genomic window ATGAACATACAAAAGAGGCTGTAGTTTTATCAACTTGTAATAGAGTTGAAATAGTTACCAGATCTTCAAATGTAAAAAATAGTGCTAAAAATATTATAGAAAAACTATCTGCATATTCAGGTTTAGATTTTGATACTTTATATGATAGAGCTGATATTTACGATAATGATGGAGCCGTTCATCATCTTTTTTCAGTTGCGTCTGCTTTGGATTCTTTAGTTATTGGTGAAACACAAATTGTTGGACAGTTAAAAGATGCTTTTAGATTTTCTCAAGCAAAAGGACATTGTTCAACAAATATAACAAGAGTTATGCATTATGCTTTTAAATGTGCTGCAAATGTTAGAAATGCTACAAGTTTAGGAACTGGTTCAGTTTCTGTGGCTTCAACAGCAGTTGCAAAAGCTAAAGAAATTATTGGAAATACAAAAGGTGTAAAAGCACTTGTAATTGGTGCCGGTGAGATGAGTGAATTAACTATCAAACACTTGATTTCATCTGGTTTTGATGTCGTTCTTACAAGTCGTGATATAAAAAAAGCTCAAAATTTAGCTAGTACTTTTCTCGAAGAGAGTGCTAAAGCACAAGAAGTAAAAGTTGATGTTAAACCATATAGTGAATTAACAAATTTATTAGCACAAATTCCAGTTATGATAACAGCAACTTCAGCTCCATATCCAATTATTACAAAAGAGAATGCTCCAAGTAGTTTAATTAATAGATATTGGTTTGATATTGCAGTTCCAAGAGATATTGATGAAAATATTTCATTGAGTGGATTGGAAGTTTTCACTGTTGATGATTTACAAGATATTGTAAATGAAAATATGAGTTTACGAG from Arcobacter venerupis includes these protein-coding regions:
- the hemA gene encoding glutamyl-tRNA reductase; its protein translation is MSYLVISFSHKNIDIKMREKLAFNGEEDKDRYLRQILENEHTKEAVVLSTCNRVEIVTRSSNVKNSAKNIIEKLSAYSGLDFDTLYDRADIYDNDGAVHHLFSVASALDSLVIGETQIVGQLKDAFRFSQAKGHCSTNITRVMHYAFKCAANVRNATSLGTGSVSVASTAVAKAKEIIGNTKGVKALVIGAGEMSELTIKHLISSGFDVVLTSRDIKKAQNLASTFLEESAKAQEVKVDVKPYSELTNLLAQIPVMITATSAPYPIITKENAPSSLINRYWFDIAVPRDIDENISLSGLEVFTVDDLQDIVNENMSLRAEQAKMAYSIVSRMSMEFFEWLKSLEIEPVVKNLYLKGETIIDKKVKNAIKKGYIRAEEEENIRKLCQTVITEYLHNPSKQLKDISKNMECDLVVSTVQNMFALNKESNIPKKYKCDHLTKN